The following proteins are encoded in a genomic region of Stigmatopora nigra isolate UIUO_SnigA chromosome 3, RoL_Snig_1.1, whole genome shotgun sequence:
- the onecut1 gene encoding hepatocyte nuclear factor 6 → MNAQLSMENIGDLHGHESVSAHGELLSGHSPHSRPSPRGLSHRAMGMATLLDGSDYHHHHHHHHHHPGHLHPAISMCEAPGMSASSTYTTLTPLQPLPPISTVSDKFPSPHHHHHHHPHAHPHPHPHHPHPHPQQRIPGNVSGSFTLMREDRSLAPMNSLYPAYHHKDPCMGQSLSPLSGSGLASIHSSQAGLPPYAHPGAAMPGEKMLTPSGFEAHHPAMLGRHPEQHVSSSAAGMVQLNGLHGHPHAHLGAQAHGQGLANGREQASSLGQQGSLNGAGGQMEEVNTKEVAQRITTELKRYSIPQAIFAQRVLCRSQGTLSDLLRNPKPWSKLKSGRETFRRMWKWLQEPEFQRMSALRLAGERSLACKRKEQDHGRSERGNPVSKKPRLVFTDVQRRTLHAIFKENKRPSKELQLTIAQQLGLELATVSNFFMNARRRSLDKWVDDGSGHPPGIGLSACTKA, encoded by the exons ATGAATGCCCAGCTGTCGATGGAAAATATAGGCGACCTGCACGGCCATGAGTCCGTCAGCGCTCACGGGGAGCTCCTAAGCGGCCACAGCCCGCACTCCCGTCCGAGCCCCCGTGGGCTAAGCCACCGCGCCATGGGCATGGCGACCCTCCTGGACGGCAGCGACtatcaccaccatcaccaccaccatcaccaccacccgGGACACCTCCACCCGGCCATCAGCATGTGCGAAGCCCCAGGCATGAGCGCGAGCAGCACTTACACTACCTTGACGCCCCTACAGCCGCTGCCCCCCATCTCCACCGTGTCCGACAAGTTTCCCTCGccgcaccaccaccaccaccatcatcccCACGCGCATCCTCATCCACATCCCCATCACCCTCATCCGCATCCACAGCAAAGAATCCCGGGCAATGTTAGCGGCAGCTTTACGTTGATGCGGGAGGACCGTAGCCTGGCCCCCATGAACTCCCTCTACCCGGCTTACCATCACAAGGACCCCTGCATGGGTCAAAGTCTCTCCCCGCTGTCTGGCTCGGGGCTGGCCAGCATCCACAGCAGCCAGGCTGGCCTGCCGCCCTACGCGCACCCCGGTGCGGCTATGCCCGGGGAAAAGATGCTGACTCCCAGTGGTTTCGAAGCGCATCACCCCGCTATGCTGGGCCGGCACCCGGAGCAGCACGTCAGCTCCTCGGCTGCCGGGATGGTGCAGCTGAACGGTCTACACGGGCACCCTCACGCCCACCTCGGCGCGCAGGCGCACGGTCAAGGGCTGGCCAACGGCCGGGAGCAGGCCTCCTCTCTCGGCCAGCAGGGGAGCCTCAACGGCGCTGGAGGCCAGATGGAGGAGGTGAATACCAAAGAAGTGGCGCAGAGGATCACCACGGAGCTCAAGCGCTACAGCATCCCCCAAGCCATCTTCGCCCAGAGGGTCCTGTGCCGGTCTCAAGGGACCCTGTCGGACCTGCTGAGGAACCCCAAACCCTGGTCCAAGCTTAAGTCCGGAAGGGAGACCTTCCGTCGGATGTGGAAGTGGCTGCAGGAGCCTGAGTTCCAGCGTATGAGTGCGCTCAGGCTCGCAGGTGAGCGAAGCCTCG CGTGCAAGCGTAAGGAACAAGACCACGGTCGCAGCGAGCGAGGCAATCCAGTATCCAAGAAACCCCGGCTGGTGTTCACAGACGTCCAACGGCGCACGCTCCACGCTATCTTCAAGGAAAACAAGCGTCCATCCAAAGAGCTGCAGCTAACCATCGCTCAGCAACTGGGCCTGGAACTGGCCACCGTCAGCAACTTCTTCATGAACGCTCGTCGTCGTAGCCTGGACAAGTGGGTGGACGACGGCTCCGGTCACCCACCCGGCATCGGGCTCAGCGCCTGCACCAAAGCCTGA